The Paenibacillus amylolyticus genome contains the following window.
ATGACTGTAAGCTCTGAATCCGGATCAATAATAGCCATACACCCGGCAGCACCACTCCATCCAAATTCACCAAGCGGGCTTAGCGAACCACTGCCTGCTTTGGAGATATGTGTACGCACACCTAATCCATAGCCGTATCCATACATATGATCCCACGAATAATCTCCGCGAGTCATTTCATTTAAATGATCTGTTCGCATTAGTTCCACTGAAGCTTGTGACAAAATGCGTACACCTTCAGGACTTGTGCCAAGACCAGTAAGCGCGTTCAGGAAACGTGCATAATCACTGACGGTTGATAACAGCCCGGCACCACCACTCTCCAGCTCGGTACCCACACGGAATCCATTACCATCCAGACGTACAGCCTTTTCAAGCTCATCATTGTAAACATACTGCGGAATCAGACGTGCCTGCTGCTCATCGTTCAGATCGAACCCTGTATCGTTCATGCCAAGTGGTCCGGTGATCTCGTCCCGGAGATACGTACCAAAGCTTTGACCACTTACCACTTCCACCAAGGCTCCCAGTACATCATGGCACATGCTGTAATTCCAGTGTGTCCCTGGTTCAAACAACAGTGGTTCTTTCGCAAGCGCTCTCGCAAAGTCA
Protein-coding sequences here:
- a CDS encoding serine hydrolase domain-containing protein produces the protein MDFKPLASFIDRMTSWRIPWAEVLVMHRNDTVFHYRNGYANLEEKTPIGDGAIFNLYSMTKIMTCVAGLQLVERGEILLSDPLSDYLPEYADMTVKKTMANGEVRLEKATRAITVRDLFTMTAGFSYDVGSPCIQEAVKRTDGTLPTRDFARALAKEPLLFEPGTHWNYSMCHDVLGALVEVVSGQSFGTYLRDEITGPLGMNDTGFDLNDEQQARLIPQYVYNDELEKAVRLDGNGFRVGTELESGGAGLLSTVSDYARFLNALTGLGTSPEGVRILSQASVELMRTDHLNEMTRGDYSWDHMYGYGYGLGVRTHISKAGSGSLSPLGEFGWSGAAGCMAIIDPDSELTVMYAQHLLNSQEGYVQRRLRNVIYSCL